DNA sequence from the Vibrio sp. BS-M-Sm-2 genome:
CGCACAACAAGCCTCAGAGTAAGCCCGTTTATTGCAAATTAAAGGAATAGTTATGACTGCCAAGCGACTCATGTTGCTGTCGTTATTTTGCTCGGTGCTCGGAATATCCGTTTTACTGTTGAGCCAAACCAATAGCGAGTCTGCGACCACCTCTTCTAAACAAGCCGTTAAGCAAACGGTCAAAGTGCTGGTTCCGACTCGCACGATAGAGATAGGTCAAGCCTACACACCAAACTCGTTTCGATGGAAAGAAGTTCCACAGCAAGAGTTAGAGAACTACATCGACCACGTGACACCAGAAGATATTTCTGCCGCTCATACGATGTCAGGGCTTGCACGCACCAAACTCGTCAAAGACTCAATATTGTCGAAAGCGGACATTACCGAGCCCGAAGGTGGCTACTCGCTCTCATTGAAGTTGCAACCAGGCTATCGCGCGATTTCAGTCCCTGTCGATCAAGTCACATCTAATTCAGGCTTCATTGAACCGGGCGACCGAGTAGATATTCTCCTACTCGGTTCACAAGATGGTGAGCTACTTCGTTATGGCAATTCATCTCAAGGATTGTACGTTACAACGATAGTGTATGATGCAAGAGTCTTGGCATTTAATAACAAGCAAACGGCAGAATCTTATCAAAAGGCTCGGGAATCGAATGGTTTCGAAAATGGTATCCCTGACGACAGCAGTGTCTCTTTAGAAGTGACACCCGAGCAAGCAAACCAAGTGGTACTTGCAAAACAACTAGGAAAGTTAACGCTTGTATTACGCGGGCAAAACGAGGCTCAAGATCAACCTCAACACGCAAATGCCGTGACGCTGAAAGTCATTTCTCCAGACACAACTCAGGTATTACCTGACGTGGGTTTGGTGGAATTTAGAGCCGAAAATAAAACCGTCAATAATAAAACTGGAGCTGATAACAATGGCTAACATCTGTCGTTGGTGGGGTGTTCTCCTGCTATCAAGCCTATGTGTCTCTTTTGCATCTGCAGCATCAACATTTGATGTCACGATCAATGAGGCAAGAATGATTCGCTTACCAGAAAAAGCGAAATCTATTTTCATCTCTAGCACCCATATCGCTAATTACCAAACCTTAACCAATACCAAAGTGATGATATTCGGTAAGCGAGCTGGCAGCGCTACGATCACCGTTTTGAATGAGCAAGAGCGCGTGATTTATACCAATAAAATTCGCGTCACGCACAACAGCCGCGAGTTTAATGAACTGGTTAAAAACAAATTCCCTGAAGCGTCAGTCAACGCGGAATCTCTGGGCGGAAAATTATGGCTTAAAGGACGCGTTCCTTCTCCGATGATGGCACACAATATCGTGTCGCTAGCAAAAGGCTACCTATCCCCGGTTGTCGATTCTACCGGACAACCAGAAAGCTCAAGTTCGGAAGGAAACAATAGCAACAGCAGTAGTTCAACCAATCAAAATCAGCAGACTCAACCCAATGATGATGAGCTGATCAATCAATTGGTTGTCACCATGCCAAATCAGGTCAACATTCGTGTAAAAATCGCTGAAGTCTCAAGAAATGTATCCAATAAGTTGGGCATCAAATGGGGTTCAATCGCTGG
Encoded proteins:
- the cpaB gene encoding Flp pilus assembly protein CpaB, which translates into the protein MTAKRLMLLSLFCSVLGISVLLLSQTNSESATTSSKQAVKQTVKVLVPTRTIEIGQAYTPNSFRWKEVPQQELENYIDHVTPEDISAAHTMSGLARTKLVKDSILSKADITEPEGGYSLSLKLQPGYRAISVPVDQVTSNSGFIEPGDRVDILLLGSQDGELLRYGNSSQGLYVTTIVYDARVLAFNNKQTAESYQKARESNGFENGIPDDSSVSLEVTPEQANQVVLAKQLGKLTLVLRGQNEAQDQPQHANAVTLKVISPDTTQVLPDVGLVEFRAENKTVNNKTGADNNG